The proteins below are encoded in one region of Lactuca sativa cultivar Salinas chromosome 3, Lsat_Salinas_v11, whole genome shotgun sequence:
- the LOC111885814 gene encoding putative B3 domain-containing protein At3g49610: MAKNKTSVSSKREKSDEEKDINCKRRIKGLLQLIGYQCPTTDSVTLRAEAERKLNEIKERKHIHQDSSSLNIVACEIKKRKPSTTGRVYGLDSNLTKDPSTSRSHNRGWKCRKLNHDENTTQQTELPPKVKSYIKKIKGSEKVEFVFEKLLTRSDVNKGQGRLLMPLKQVKRRDILFQMEKLREVVRVYVPSREEHYEVCLTQWNMNGNHNFVLKSGWNQVVNENGLDDTKVVQLWSFQVGDTPSLLLVLVDDDNGDESDDDGGIYGVPRSGGVIIRESKIGVTSSTSEDETSLRSRKGKRKLHEL, from the exons ATGGCGAAGAACAAAACTAGTGTTTCTAGTAAAAGAGAAAAAAGCGATGAAGAGAAAGATATAAATTGTAAAAGAAGGATTAAGGGTTTACTACAATTGATTGGATATCAATGCCCTACTACTGATTCCGTTACTCTTCGGgcagaagccgaacgcaagctgAATGAAATCAAAGAAAGAAAACACATTCATCAAGATTCCAGTTCTTTAAACATCGTCGCTTgtgaaatcaagaaaagaaaaccCTCCACAACAGGTAGGGTTTATGGTTTGGATTCAAACCTAACGAAAGACCCATCAACGTCAAGATCACATAATCGTGGTTGGAAATGTCGTAAACTTAACCATGATGAGAATACGACACAGCAGACTGAACTTCCACCGAAAGTGAAGAGTTATATAAAGAAGATAAAAGGTTCGGAGAAGGTGGAATTCGTGTTTGAAAAGCTGTTAACAAGAAGCGATGTGAACAAGGGGCAAGGCCGCTTATTGATGCCATTAAAGCAAGTTAAACGACGAGATATTTTGTTTCAAATGGAGAAATTAAGAGAAGTGGTGCGTGTTTATGTGCCTTCAAGGGAAGAACATTATGAAGTGTGTTTGACACAGTGGAATATGAATGGAAATCATAACTTTGTGTTGAAGTCTGGTTGGAATCAGGTTGTTAACGAGAATGGACTTGATGATACTAAGGTGGTGCAATTATGGTCGTTTCAAGTTGGAGATACTCCATCCCTTCTACTTGTTCTTGTGGATGACGACAATGGTGATGaaagtgatgatgatggtggGATCTATGGTGTTCCAAGATCCGGTGGAGTGATCATCCGGGAATCCAAGATAGGTGTGACCTCATCTACAA GCGAAGATGAAACAAGTTTGAGATCAAGAAAAGGGAAAAGGAAGTTGCATGAGTTGTAG